Within the Comamonadaceae bacterium OTU4NAUVB1 genome, the region CTGATGCCCCGCCGACGGTTTGCGACAATCGCCCGATGACGAACTGGCTCGACGAAGTGAAATGGGATGCCGTCGGCCTGGTGCCGGTGATCGCGCAGGAGCAGGGCAGCAACGACGTGCTGATGTTCGCCTGGATGAACCGCGAGGCCCTGCAGAAGACGGCCGAACTCGGTCGTGCCGTGTACTTCAGCCGTTCGCGCGCGAAGCTGTGGTTCAAGGGCGAGGAGTCGGGCCACGTGCAGACCGTGCACGAGATCCGTCTGGACTGCGACAACGACGTCGTGCTTCTCAAGGTCACGCAACGCGGCCACGAGCCCGGCATCGCCTGCCACACCGGGCGCCACAGCTGCTTTTTCAGCCGCTACGAGAACGGCCTGTGGACGGCAGTCGAACCGGTCCTCAAGGACCCCGAGTCCATCTACAAGTAAGAAGCAGATCCATGACATCGACGACAGCATCCGCCTTGGACGCATCCGCCACCGACGCCCTGGCTCGGCTGGCCGCCGTCATCGAGAGCCGCCTGCCGGCGCGCGGCGGGGATCCCGACAGGAGTTATGTCGCGCGGCTCCTGCACAAGGGACCGGACGCCTTCCTCAAGAAGATCGGCGAGGAGGCGACCGAGGTCGTGATGGCGGCCAAGGACGCCGATCACGGCGGCGACCGGCAGAAAATAGTGAACGAAGTGGCCGACCTCTGGTTCCACAGCATGATCGCCCTCGCGCACTACGGCCTCGCGCCGCGCGAGGTCGTCGCCGAACTGGAGCGCCGTGAAGGCACCAGCGGCATCGAGGAAAAGGCGCTGCGCAAGGCGCAGGACCGCGAAGCCCGCGAGCAATGAAGGACAAGGACACCATGGACCGTGACATCGTCGACGTCGAACCCCACAAATCCTTGCGGACCTGGGGCTGGATCAGCTACGCCCTGCACCTGGTCGTGGCCGTGGGCGCGGTGGTGCCCGGCATGCAGGCGTCGGTCGCATTGCTGCTGCTCGCGCTGATCATCGACATCGTCAAGCGCCCGGAGGCGACCGGCACCTGGCAGGCCTCGCACTTCGGGTGGCGCATCCGCTCGGTGGTGTGGGCCGGGGTGCTGTACCTGATCACCTCCTGGCTCTGGCTGCTGCTGATCGTGCCGGGCTTCATCGCCTGGGGCCTGATCTCGCTGTGGTTCCTCTACCGCATCGTCAAGGGCATGGCCCGCATGAACGCCGGCCGCGCGATGGAGGCCTCGAATGTCCTCTGACCCGAACTGCGTCTTCTGCAAGATCATCGCCGGGCAGATACCGTCGAAGAAAGTTCATGAGGACGAGGACGTCTTCGTCTTCCACGACATCGCGCCCTGGGCGCCGGTGCACCTGCTGATCGTGCCCAAGCGACACATCGCGTCGATGGCGCAACTCACGGACGACGATGCCGCCCTGATGGGGCGGATCATGACGCTGGCGCCCCGCCTGGCACTCGACCAGGGCTGCCGGCCCTATCCGGAGGGGGGCTTCCGCGTCGTCGTCAACACCGGCGCCGAAGGCGGGCAGGAGGTCCACCACCTGCACGTCCACGTGATGGGTGGCCCACGGCCCTGGCTGAAGGGCTGATCTCCCGCGTCATCCCGGTGCCATCTTGGCGCCGACTAAAATTCTTCACATTCTTCAGGAGTCATCCATGGGTTCTTTTTCAATCTGGCACTGGCTGATCGTGCTGCTCGTCGTCGTCATGATCTTCGGCACCAAGAAGCTGCGCAACATGGGCTCCGACCTGGGCGGCGCCGTCAAGGGTTTCAAGGACGGCATGAAGGACGGCTCGACCACCGAGACCCCTGTCGTCACGCCCGCGCCGACGACGCCGACGCAGCATGTGACCGGCCACGCGGCCGCCGACAAGTCGGCCACCATCGACGTCGAAGCGCGTCACAAGTCCTGATCCGCCGCGCGACGTGATCGATCTCGGCATTTCCAAGCTGGCGCTGATCGGCGCCGTGGCGCTCATCGTCATCGGCCCCGAAAAGCTGCCGCGCGTGGCACGCACCGTCGGCATGCTGCTGGGCAAGGCCCAGCGCTACGTCAACGACGTCAAGGCCGAGGTCAATCGTTCGATGGACCTCGACGAACTCCGCAAGATGAAGGACTCCGTGCACGAGGCCGCACGCGATGTCGAGCAGTCGATCCATTCGGGCGCGAGCGACTTCGAGAAGCAGTTCTCCGAGAGCGGCCAGACCCTGTCGGCCCTTGCCGAGCCCGAGGTGCCCTACACCCCCGTGGCGCCGGTCTACAAGCATCCACGCAAGAACTGGCGCCTGAAGCAGGGCGCCACGCCCCAGTGGTACAAGGCCCGCAACGGCGTGCGCACCAAGGCGCTCTCCGGGGCCGCGCGCGTCGCGCGCTTCCGGCCGCACAAGATCAACTAGCCACCCCAGGCCGGGCCGGACGTCGCGACCTGCGGCGCCGGTGTCACCGCCCGCAGCGCTCCCCCATGGCCGAATCCACCCCCAAAGACAAAGAAGACGAGCTCGCCGGCACGGAGCAGCCGTTCGTCCAGCACCTGGTCGAACTGCGCGATCGCCTGCTCTATTGCGTCTACGGCCTCGCCGTGGCCGCCGCGCTGCTGGCGCTCTGGCCCGGCCCGGCCGGACTGATCGACCTGATCGCGATGCCGATCCGCGCGCACATGCCCGATGGCGCCAAGCTCATCGCCATCGGCGTGTTCTCTCCGTTCTTCGTGCCCCTGAAGGTGCTGGGCATGACGGCGGTGCTGCTGGCACTGCCGTGGCTGATGTATCAGATCTGGATGTTCGTGGCGCCGGGCCTGTACAGCCATGAAAAGCGGTTCGCGCTGCCGCTGATCTTCTTCGGCAGCCTGCTGGCCTACATCGGCATCGCCTTCGTGCAATTCTTCGTCTTGGACAAGATGTTCGGCTTCATCCAGCGCTTCACGCCGGCCTCGGTCAACGCCACCCCGGACATCGCCTCCTACGTGGAGGCGATCCTCTCGCTGTACATCGCCTTCGGTTGCGCTTTCCAGGTGCCGATCGTGGTGATGCTGCTGGTGCGTTTCGAGATGGTCACGATCGAGAAGCTGCGCAGTTTCCGCGGCTACTTCATCGTGCTGTCGTTCGTCGTCGCGGCGGTGCTCACGCCGCCGGACGTGGTCTCGCAGTTGGCGCTGGCCATCCCGATGTGCCTGCTCTACGAGATCGGCATCGTCGCGGCGCGCTACTTCGTCAAGCACAGCAAGTCGCCCGAGGAAACCACGGACCTGACGACGCGTCCCTGAGGACGTTCGCCGCCGTCGCCTTATTCGGTTTCGGCCGGGCTGCGCCGCACCTGCGTCTTCGGGCGCAGGCCCGGACTGACGGCGAGTTCCATCCGGTCGCTGCCGCGTTGCAGCGCGAAGCGCGCCTCGATGCCGGGCTTGAGTCCGGCCACGGCGGTCAGCAGTTCCTGCACGTTGTCGACCTTCTTGTCGCCAACGCCCGTGATGACGTCGCCCGGCCGGATGCCCGCGCGCGCGGCCGGGCCGTTCTGCAGCACCCCCGTGATGATCACGCCGGCGTTGGCCTTGACGCCGAAGGTCTCCGCCAGCTCGGGTGACAGATCGCCGGGCTCGACGCCGATCCACCCGCGCGTGACCTTGCCCTCGGTCACGATGTCGCTGAGCACCTGCTTGGCCATCGACACCGGAATGGCGAAGCCGATGCCCATGCTGCCGCCCGAGCGCGAGTAGATGGCGGTGTTGATGCCTTCGAGGTTGCCGTTGACGTCGACCAGCGCGCCACCCGAATTGCCCGGGTTGATGGCCGCGTCGGTCTGGATGAAGTTCTCGAACATGTTGATGCCCAGCTGGTTGCGGCCCAGCGCCGAGACGATGCCGCTGGTGACCGTCTGGCCGACCCCGAACGGATTGCCGATGGCCAGCACCTGGTCACCCACCTGCAGGGCGTCGGAGTTGCCCAGCACGATCACCGGCAGCTTGTCGAGTTCGATCTTGAGCACCGCCAGGTCGGTGTCCGGATCGGTGCCGATCACCTTGCCGCGCGCGTGGCGGCTGTCGTTGAGCGTGACGTCGATCTCGTCGGCGCCGTCCACGACGTGGTTGTTGGTCAGGATGTAGCCGTCGGCGCTGACGATCACACCGCTTCCCAGGCCGACCTGCGGCTGGTCGTTGCCGCCCGGGTCACCGAAGAAGAAGCGGAACCACGGGTCGTTGCTGCGCGGATTGCGCTGCGCGGCCTTGCTGGTGTTGATGCTGACCACCGCCGGCGCAGCCTTCCTGGCCGCCGCGCTCAGGCTGCCCGCGGCGATCGCGCCAGGCGCGCTGGCCGGTGCCTCGATGACCGGCACCAGGCCGCCGAGCGACGTGCGCCGGTTGAGCCAGTCCGGCCTGAGCGTCGCGACGACGAAATAGGCCGCGAGCAGGACGGTGACGGTTTGGGCGAACAGCAGCCAGGTGCGTTTCATGGAGGAGGACCGAAAAGTAGGAGCGGGGAAAGGACGTGGGCAGGCGGCGTGCCCGGACCGACGGCGATCATGGCCGGACGAACCGCGCGGGGCCGTGATTGTCTCTCAAGCCCCCTGTGCGTCATGGGATTCGCCCGCTTCGCCGCGAGACCCGTCCGGCGCGTCGAACAAGGGAAAACCCTAGAATGACGCCCCTTCCGCCACCGGCGTTCCCACAGGACGCGCCGGTGCGGGGCGCTCCCATCCCGAGCGGCACCCGCTTGCGCATCCGAATGCCCGCCCGACGACGCCGCGAGTCCAGGCTCGCCGTCCGTGCCGCTGTCCGATCGATGTTTTTCCCGCAGTCCTTTCTCCCGGGACGCCACGCCATGACCGCCATCGCCACCGCCGCCGCCTCGCCGGCCTCGCCCACGCGCACGCTCGACGCACGCGATTACAAGACGCTCGCGCTGTCCGCACTGGGCGGCACGCTCGAGTTCTACGACTTCGTCATCTACGTGTTCTTCGCCACCGTGCTCGGCGCGCTGTTCTTTCCGCCCGACATGCCCGACTGGCTGCGCCAGCTGCAGACCTTCGGCATCTTCGCCGCGGGGTATCTGGCGCGGCCGCTCGGCGGCATCGTGATCGCGCATTTCGGCGACCTGCTGGGACGCAAGCGCATGTTCACGCTGTCGATCTTCCTGATGGCCGCACCCACGCTGGTGATCGGCCTGCTGCCCACCTACGCCAGCATCGGCGTGGCGGCGCCGCTGCTGCTGCTGGCGATGCGCACGCTGCAGGGTGCCGCCATCGGCGGCGAGATGCCGGGCGCGTGGGTGTTCGTCGCCGAGCACGTGCCGGCGCGGCGCTACGGCTTCGGCATCGGCACGCTGACCTCGGGCATCACCGGCGGCATCCTGCTGGGCTCGCTGGTGGCGGTGTTCGTCAACACGCACTACACGCCGGCCGAGGTCGCCGACTTCGCCTGGCGCGCTCCGTTCGTCCTCGGGGGTGTCTTCGGCCTCGTGTCGGTGTACCTGCGCCGCTTCCTGCACGAGACGCCGGTGTTCCAGGAACTGGCCGATCGCCGCAGCGTGGCGCGCGAGTTGCCGCTCAAGACCGTGCTGCGCGAGCATCGGGGACCGGTCCTGTTCGTCGGCCTGCTGACCTGGGTGCTGTCGGCGGCCATCGTGGTGGTCGTGCTCTACACGCCGACCTACCTGCAGAAGGTCCATCACGTCCCGGCCGCGCTGGCGCTGAAGGCCAACGCCGTCGCGACGCTGATGCTCACGATCGGCTGCATCGTGGTGGGGTGGGCGAGCGACCGCATCGGCACGCGCGCGACGATGCTGGTCGGCTGGGGCGGCCTGCTGGCCACCACCTGGCTCTTCTATGGCAGCCTGCCGGGCAGCCCGGCATCGCTGGTCTGGCACTACGGTCTGGTGGGCCTGTTCGTTGGGACCATCGCCACGGTGCCGATCGCCGCCGTGCGTGCCTTTCCGGCGCCGGTGCGCTTCACCGGGCTGTCCTTCGCCTACAACATGTCCTATGCCGTCTTCGGCGGCCTGACGCCGGTGATCCTGACCGTGTGGCTGCAGAAGGATCCGATGGCGCCGTCTCACTACGTGAGCGCGCTGGCGGTCATCGGCCTGCTGCTGGCATTGTTGCCCATGGCCGGGCGCGGCCATCCGATGCACGCGGCGCGACAATGAGGCCATGAGCACCACCCGGCACGAACTCCTGCACGCGTTCGATCTCCTGCTCGCGCCCACGCGCTTCAAGGACTACGGCCCCAACGGCCTGCAGGTGGAGGGCCGCACGACGGTGCGGCGCATCGTGTCGGGCGTGACGGCGAGCCGGGCCCTGATCGAGGCCGCCATCGAGGCCGAGGCCGATGCGATCTTCGTGCATCACGGCCTGTTCTGGCGCGGTCAGGACGGCCGCGTCACCGGCTGGATGCGCCAGCGCCTGGGCCTGCTGCTGGCCCACGACATCAACCTCTTCGCCTACCACCTGCCGCTGGACGCCCACCCCGAACTGGGCAACAACGCCCAGCTCGGCCTGAAGCTGGGCCTGTCGGCGCACGCGGGCGCGTCCGGCCGCTTCGGCGAGCAGGACCTGGGCTTCATCGGCCAGCGCGACGATGGCGGCAGCTTCGCCGACGCGGGCGCCCTGGCGTCGCATGCGGAGCGGGTGCTGGGCCGGGCCGTGACGCTGGTCGAAGGCGGGCGTCGGCCGATCCGCACCGTCGCTTGGTGCAGCGGCGGTGCCCAGGGGTATTTCGAGGCCGCCATCGCCGCCGGGGCCGATGCCTTCCTCACCGGCGAGATCTCCGAGCCGCAGGCCCACTGCGCACGCGAGATGGGCGTGACATTCATCGCCGCCGGCCACCATGCGACCGAGCGCTATGGTGCGCCCGCCGCCGCCGGTCACGTGGCCGCGCAGCTGGGTGTGGAGCACCGGTTCATCGAGATCGACAACCCCGCATGAAACCCATTGCCATCACGTTGGGCGATCCGGCCGGCATCGGGCCGGAAATCATCGCCAAGGCATTTCGCGACGCGCCGGCACTCACGCGGGGCTGCTTCGTGGCCGGCGACGTCGCGACGGTGCGCGCGGCCACGCGGATGCTGGCGGTGGCGGGACGTCCCGCGCTGCCGGTGGTCGTGCTCGACAGCGCCGACGAGGTCGACGGAGCGCCGCCGGATTGCGTGCCGGTGCTGCAGGTCGTCGCACCGCCCCGGGGTGTCGTGCTCGGCCGGATCGGCGCCGAGGCCGGCCGGGTGGCGGGAGCGTGCGTCGAATGGGCGGCACGCGCCGCGCTCGCGGGCGACATCGCCGCCATCGTCACGGCACCGCTGCACAAGGAGGCCCTGGCCGCCGCCGGCTATCGCTATCCCGGTCATACCGAACTGCTGCAGGCCGAGGCCGCGGCCCATCGGGGCGTGCCGGTGGAGGCGATGCCGGTGCGCATGATGCTGGCCAACGACGAATTGCGCACCGTGCTCGTGAGCATCCACATGTCGCTGCGCCGCGCCATCGAGGCCGTCGACGTGGACGGCGTGCTGGAGACGATCCGGATCGCGCATCGCGCGCTGGGCGCCGCGCTCGGGCGCGCGCCGCGCATCGGCGTGGCCGGGCTGAATCCGCACGCGGGGGAGGGCGGGCTGTTCGGCACGGAGGAGCGCGACGTCATCGCGCCGGCCATCGCCGCCGCGCGTGCCGAGGGGATCGACGCGAACGGCCCCCACGCGCCCGACACGGTGTTCATGCGTGCTCGCTCGACGCCCGGACGGCCGGGCGAGTTCGACGTCGTGATCGCGATGTACCACGACCAGGGACTGATTCCCGTCAAGTACCTGGGAGTCGACAAGGGCGTCAACGTGACGCTCGGTCTGCCGCTGGTGCGTACCAGCCCCGACCACGGCACCGCGTTCGACATCGCCGGCACCGGCCGTGCCGATGCGGCCAGCCTGATCGAGGCGCTGCGCATGGCGCGGGCGTTGTCCGGTGCTGCGGACTGAAGAATTCCCGGCGGCCGTGGCGCTTCGGCGGTCCAGTTGGCTGGACGCCCGGACGAGGCCCGCGGACGGCCTCGAAGGCGGGGTTCTCCAGGGGGTTCTCCGGGGGGCGCCGCGTTGAATGAGCGTGTGACGCTCCGCTACAATCTCGGGTTGACCCAAGGCCCAGCGAGAAGATTGAGGACCCCCATGAGTGACATCCCTGTCGGCGCCCCGAAGATCGACAAGAGCAAGAGGACGTGGTTGATCGCTTCCGGCTGCGCCGGCGCGGTGGGTGGGGCGGCCACGGTGGTGCCCTTCGTCAGCACCTTCCAGCCCTCGGAGAAGGCCAAGGCGGCCGGTGCGCCGGT harbors:
- the hisI gene encoding phosphoribosyl-AMP cyclohydrolase gives rise to the protein MTNWLDEVKWDAVGLVPVIAQEQGSNDVLMFAWMNREALQKTAELGRAVYFSRSRAKLWFKGEESGHVQTVHEIRLDCDNDVVLLKVTQRGHEPGIACHTGRHSCFFSRYENGLWTAVEPVLKDPESIYK
- a CDS encoding phosphoribosyl-ATP diphosphatase — protein: MTSTTASALDASATDALARLAAVIESRLPARGGDPDRSYVARLLHKGPDAFLKKIGEEATEVVMAAKDADHGGDRQKIVNEVADLWFHSMIALAHYGLAPREVVAELERREGTSGIEEKALRKAQDREAREQ
- a CDS encoding histidine triad nucleotide-binding protein, which translates into the protein MSSDPNCVFCKIIAGQIPSKKVHEDEDVFVFHDIAPWAPVHLLIVPKRHIASMAQLTDDDAALMGRIMTLAPRLALDQGCRPYPEGGFRVVVNTGAEGGQEVHHLHVHVMGGPRPWLKG
- the tatA gene encoding Sec-independent protein translocase subunit TatA; this encodes MGSFSIWHWLIVLLVVVMIFGTKKLRNMGSDLGGAVKGFKDGMKDGSTTETPVVTPAPTTPTQHVTGHAAADKSATIDVEARHKS
- the tatB gene encoding Sec-independent protein translocase protein TatB; its protein translation is MIDLGISKLALIGAVALIVIGPEKLPRVARTVGMLLGKAQRYVNDVKAEVNRSMDLDELRKMKDSVHEAARDVEQSIHSGASDFEKQFSESGQTLSALAEPEVPYTPVAPVYKHPRKNWRLKQGATPQWYKARNGVRTKALSGAARVARFRPHKIN
- the tatC gene encoding twin-arginine translocase subunit TatC, whose protein sequence is MAESTPKDKEDELAGTEQPFVQHLVELRDRLLYCVYGLAVAAALLALWPGPAGLIDLIAMPIRAHMPDGAKLIAIGVFSPFFVPLKVLGMTAVLLALPWLMYQIWMFVAPGLYSHEKRFALPLIFFGSLLAYIGIAFVQFFVLDKMFGFIQRFTPASVNATPDIASYVEAILSLYIAFGCAFQVPIVVMLLVRFEMVTIEKLRSFRGYFIVLSFVVAAVLTPPDVVSQLALAIPMCLLYEIGIVAARYFVKHSKSPEETTDLTTRP
- a CDS encoding trypsin-like peptidase domain-containing protein produces the protein MKRTWLLFAQTVTVLLAAYFVVATLRPDWLNRRTSLGGLVPVIEAPASAPGAIAAGSLSAAARKAAPAVVSINTSKAAQRNPRSNDPWFRFFFGDPGGNDQPQVGLGSGVIVSADGYILTNNHVVDGADEIDVTLNDSRHARGKVIGTDPDTDLAVLKIELDKLPVIVLGNSDALQVGDQVLAIGNPFGVGQTVTSGIVSALGRNQLGINMFENFIQTDAAINPGNSGGALVDVNGNLEGINTAIYSRSGGSMGIGFAIPVSMAKQVLSDIVTEGKVTRGWIGVEPGDLSPELAETFGVKANAGVIITGVLQNGPAARAGIRPGDVITGVGDKKVDNVQELLTAVAGLKPGIEARFALQRGSDRMELAVSPGLRPKTQVRRSPAETE
- a CDS encoding MFS transporter, which encodes MTAIATAAASPASPTRTLDARDYKTLALSALGGTLEFYDFVIYVFFATVLGALFFPPDMPDWLRQLQTFGIFAAGYLARPLGGIVIAHFGDLLGRKRMFTLSIFLMAAPTLVIGLLPTYASIGVAAPLLLLAMRTLQGAAIGGEMPGAWVFVAEHVPARRYGFGIGTLTSGITGGILLGSLVAVFVNTHYTPAEVADFAWRAPFVLGGVFGLVSVYLRRFLHETPVFQELADRRSVARELPLKTVLREHRGPVLFVGLLTWVLSAAIVVVVLYTPTYLQKVHHVPAALALKANAVATLMLTIGCIVVGWASDRIGTRATMLVGWGGLLATTWLFYGSLPGSPASLVWHYGLVGLFVGTIATVPIAAVRAFPAPVRFTGLSFAYNMSYAVFGGLTPVILTVWLQKDPMAPSHYVSALAVIGLLLALLPMAGRGHPMHAARQ
- a CDS encoding Nif3-like dinuclear metal center hexameric protein — protein: MSTTRHELLHAFDLLLAPTRFKDYGPNGLQVEGRTTVRRIVSGVTASRALIEAAIEAEADAIFVHHGLFWRGQDGRVTGWMRQRLGLLLAHDINLFAYHLPLDAHPELGNNAQLGLKLGLSAHAGASGRFGEQDLGFIGQRDDGGSFADAGALASHAERVLGRAVTLVEGGRRPIRTVAWCSGGAQGYFEAAIAAGADAFLTGEISEPQAHCAREMGVTFIAAGHHATERYGAPAAAGHVAAQLGVEHRFIEIDNPA
- the pdxA gene encoding 4-hydroxythreonine-4-phosphate dehydrogenase PdxA, with translation MKPIAITLGDPAGIGPEIIAKAFRDAPALTRGCFVAGDVATVRAATRMLAVAGRPALPVVVLDSADEVDGAPPDCVPVLQVVAPPRGVVLGRIGAEAGRVAGACVEWAARAALAGDIAAIVTAPLHKEALAAAGYRYPGHTELLQAEAAAHRGVPVEAMPVRMMLANDELRTVLVSIHMSLRRAIEAVDVDGVLETIRIAHRALGAALGRAPRIGVAGLNPHAGEGGLFGTEERDVIAPAIAAARAEGIDANGPHAPDTVFMRARSTPGRPGEFDVVIAMYHDQGLIPVKYLGVDKGVNVTLGLPLVRTSPDHGTAFDIAGTGRADAASLIEALRMARALSGAAD